The Streptomyces sp. NBC_01317 genomic interval ATGAACTCCTCGCGCCTGGCCCGCTCCTTGTCGTCCTGCGCCAGGTCCGGGTGCGCCTTGCGCGCCAGATCCCGGTAGAGCTTGCGCGCCTCGTCACTCGGCCTGACCCGCTTGGGCGGCCGTACGGGCTGGTCGGTCAGCATCGCCGCCGCCTCGGGCGACAGCCCCTCCGAGTCGAGCCAGTCGTGGAACAGCTCCTCCACCCCCGGCATGGGCTGCACCAGCGCCCGGGCCTCCTCGGCCCTGCGCACGTCCGCCGGGTCGCCGGTCCGGGCGGCCGTCGCCTCGGCGATCATCGCGTCCAGCTCGTCGAGCCTGGCGTACATCGGCCCGAGCCGCTGGTGGTGCAGCCGGGAGAAGTTCTCCACCTCGACCCGGAAGGTCTCCAGCGCGATCTCGAACTCGATGAGCGCCTGCTCGGCGGCGCGCACGGCCTTCTCCAGCCGCGCCTCGGGCCGGGGCACGGCGGCCTCGGCCGCACCTCCCGCGTCCGCCGTCGCGCTCGGCGCGCTCGTCGCGTCCTGTACGTCCTGCTCGTCGTCGTTACGGATCGTCGGCTCCCCAGGGGCGTCGTGCATCACCCGTCCAGCGTACGGGCGATCGAACCCGCCCCCGCCCCGCCTCCCGGACCGGGCCCCGCCCCGGCCCGTGACCCCCGCCGTCAGACGCCCGACTCCGCCGCGATCCGCCCGCTCCTGACCGCCGCCACCAGCTCCGCGTGATCCGCCTCCGTACGGTCCGCGTACGCGACGGCGAAGGCCGCCACCGCGACGTCCAGCTCCTCGTTCTTGCCGCAGTACCCGGCGATCAGCCGGGGATCCACGCTGTGCGCGTGCGCCCGCGCCAGCAGCGCCCCGGTCATCCGCCCGTAGTCGTCTATCTGGTCGGCCGGCAGCGCGGCCGGATCCACGCTCCCCTTGCGGTTCCTGAACTGCCGTACCTGGTACGGCCGGCCCGCCACCGTCGTCCACCCCAGCAGGCTGTCGCTGACCACCTGCATCCGCTTCTGCCCGAGCACCACCCGGCGCCCCTCGTGCGTCACCTCGGGCACCTCGAAACCGGCGGCCGGCAGGTACGGCAACAGGGCCGAACCGCGCGCCTCCTTCACCTGGAGCACCAGCGGCTCCCCGCGGTGGTCGAGGAGCAGCACCACGTACGACCGGGTCCCGACGCTGCCGGTGCCGACGACCCGGAACGCCACGTCGTGGATCGCGTACCGCGCGAGGAGCGGCAGCCGGTCCTCCGACAGGGTCCCCAGATACTCCTCCAGCGAGGCGGCCACGGCCGCCGCCTCCTCGTCCGGCACCCGCCGCAGGACGGGCGGGGCGTCCACGAAGCGCCGCGTCCCGCCCCGGCGGCCGTCCGCGCCCGGGGAGCCGTCGGCCTCCGGCACGGCCTCGGTCGACCTGGCGGCGAACCGCGCGCTCGTGTTGTTGCGCGCCTTCTCCGAGACCCGCTCCAGCGTGCCGGCCAGATCCCGCGCGTCGGCGTGCGAGACCAGCTGCTCGTCGGCGATCGCGTTCCACGCGTCGAGCGCGGGAAGCTTCGCCAACAGCCGCATCGTGCGCCGGTACGACCCCACCGCGTCGCAGGCGCCGCGCCGGCACGTCTCCTCGTCCGCGCCCGCCTCGCGGCCCGCCAGCACCAGCGAGGTCGCGAGCCGCTTGACGTCCCACTCCCAGGGGCCGACGACGGTTTCGTCGAAGTCGTTGAGATCGATGACGAGTTGCCCGCGCGAGTCCCCGTACAGACCGAAGTTCCCCGCGTGCGCGTCCCCGCAGATCTGAGCGCCGACCCCGGTGACCGGCGTGCCCACCAGGTCGTGGGCCATCAGCCCCGCCGAGCCCCGCAGGAACGCGAAGGGGGTGGCGGCCATCCGCCCCACCCGCAGCGGCGTCAGCCCCGGCACCCGGCCGCGGCTGGACTCCTCGACCGCCCGCAGCGCGTCGGGCCGCCCGGCCGCGAGGACGAGGGAGTCGTGCGACGAGCGCGGCACCCGGTCCCGCAGCGCGTGCCCCCGCGCCTTGGGCGTGGGCGCTCCGGCCACGGACGCGCGCGGCGCGAATCCGGACACCTCCGGAATGCGACCGTCCGTGTGAGCCGGCCGTCCCCCGGCGCCCCGCGACCGCTCCGACACCGCCGATCCGACTTCGCCCATGGCGTGCCGCCTCCCCCGTGCTCGTACGTGCTCGTGCCTGCTCCTGCTGAATCAGGCCAACATCAACTGAGCACGACGTTACCGCCGGGCGAAGCCGGCCGCCTCCCCCTGTGGACAACTGCGGACAGGCACCCGTTCCGGCCATATGAGCCCACGAATGAGCGCACGAACGAGCCCACGAAGAAAGCCGAGCCCCCGCGGACACCCTCTAGCAGTTCCCAACGCAGGACCCCTCGGGCGGTGGCTCGCGCAGATATGACTCCGACCACATCCTCAGCTCTTTGAGCGCGGGCTCCATCGCCTGCCCCGCCTCCGTCAGCCGGTACGCGACCCGCAGCGGCGGCCCGTCGTCGACCTCCCGTACGACCAGCCCGGCGGCCGCCAGTTCCGTGAGCCGGTCGGAGAGCATGCGCTCGCTGATCCCCGGGATGGCGCGCCGCAGTTCGGCGAAATGGACCGCGCGCTGCATCAGCACGGAAACGATCGGGCCGGTCCACCGCTTGCCCAACAGCTCGAAGACGCGGGTGATCCCCACGTCGACCTTCCTACACGCGTCCTCGCTGTGCTCCGCGTTCCGCTCCGCCATGTCCCCAGAGTACTGGCGCCTTCCGATCGGGATGAAAAAAAGTAAGCGACTATGTTATCCATAGGTACGCACAGAATCTTGGTTCCTTACGGAGCTTCGCCTCTGTGCGTGGACCACCCCCGCCCCTGCCCGATGGAGATCCGTCATGGCCACGCTTCTGCACCTCGACTCCGCCCTCTTCCCCCAGGGCTCCGCCTCCCGCGACATCACGGCCGCCTTCGTGAAGTCCTGGCTGGAGCAGCACCCGGAGGGCAAGGTCGTCTACCGCGACCTCGCCGCCTCCCCGATCCCCCACCTGGACGCCGCGGCCGTCGGCGCGGGGCCGGACCACGAGCTGCGTGCCGAGCTGGCCGCCGAGCTCGCGGAGGCCGACGCCGTCCTGATAGGTGCCCCGATGTACAACTTCACGATCGCCTCCACCCTCAAGGCGTGGCTCGACCAGGTGATCATCGTGGGTTCCAACACGGGCCCCGACAGCCCGGTGGCGGGCACCCCGTTCACGATCGTCGCCAGCCGCGGCGGGTCGTACGCCCCCGGCACCCCACGCGAGGACTTCGAGTTCGTCCAGAACTACCTGGAGAAGGTCCTGACCGGCATGCTCGGCATCACCGAGATCGACTTCATCGTCCCGGAGCTGACCCTGGCCCCCGTGAAGCCGGAGATGGCCGACCTCATCCCCCTCGCCGAGGCCTCCCGCGCGAAGGCCCACGAGGAGGCGATCCAGAAGGCCAAGGCCCTGGGCGCCCGCCACGCGGCCTGACGCGTCACAGCGCAGAACGGGCCTCGGGGGTGGCGTCCCAGGACGCCACCCCCGAGGCCAGGAGCATCTGACATCCCGTCATTCGCCATCGCCACGACCGGCCCCGGCCGTGACATGCGTCACTGAGGCCCTCACCGCCCCCGTTCACCGGACAGACAGCGCCGTACACCCCGTACAGCCCTACACCCCGTACATACGAGAAGCGGGCCCCCGCCAGGACTTTCGTCTCCGGCCGGGACCCGCTCTTCGGTTTCTCTGTGCGCGAGGGGGGAGTTGAACCCCCACGCCCTTTCGGGCACTGGAACCTGAATCCAGCGCGTCTGCCTATTCCGCCACCCGCGCATTGGGTGTGCCGTCCGGTGCCTCACCTGCTGGTGTGAACTCCTGGCGACATCGAGAAGATTAGCACGCTGGAGGGGGTCGAATCACATCCGTTTGTTTGGCCGGCCCGGTCCTGGAACAGGGAACGAACAGGGGCGGGCCCCACTCCTCCTCCGTGCACCCGGGGTGCGGGACACTGTCGGGAGGCCGCCTCTACGATCCGTGTGAGAGGTGACACTCATCAACGGGGCGGACATGGGGAACCAGCCTATTTCCCGGCGCGTGGATACGATCAGTAAGCAGTACCAGGACAGCAACGACCGAGGAGGTGCCCCATGGGAGTCATGAAGCGTTTCGAACAGCGTCTCGAAGGTTTGGTCAACGGCACCTTCGCGAAGGTCTTCAAGTCCGAGGTCCAGCCCGTGGAGATCGCCGGCGCCCTCCAACGCGAGTGCGACAACAACGCGACGATCTGGAACCGCGAGCGGACCGTCGTACCCAACGACTTCATCGTCGAGCTGAGCACGCCCGACTACGAGCGGCTCAGCCCGTACTCCGGACAGCTCGGGGACGAACTGTCCGGGCTGGTCCGCGACTACGCGAAGCAGCAGCGCTACACCTTCATGGGCCCCATCAAGGTCCACCTGGAGAAGGCCGAGGACCTCGACACCGGTCTGTACCGGGTGCGCAGCCGCACCCTGGCGTCGAGTACGTCCCAGGCCTCGGGGCCCGCCCCCGCTGCCCCCCAGGGCGGCTACGGCTACCCGCCCGCCGCCGCGCCCCCCATGCCCGCCGCACCCCCGCCCGGCGGCCACCAGCCCCCGCCAGGAGGCCCGGGACGCGGACCGGGACCGGTTCCAGGACCCGGCCACGCGGCCGGACCCGGCCCCGCGGCGGCACCCGGCGGCCTGCCGGGCACCCAGGTAAGACGCTGGATCGAGATCAACGGCACCCGCCACCAGATCTCCCGCGCGACGCTCGTGCTCGGCCGCAGCACCGAGGCGGACGTGCGGATCGACGACCCCGGCGTATCGCGGCGGCACTGCGAGATCCGGGTCGGTACGCCCTCGACTATCCAGGATCTCGGGTCCACCAACGGCATCGTGGTAGACGGACAGCACACCACCCGCGCTACGCTCCGCGACGGCTCGCGGATCGTCGTGGGCAATTCCACCATCGTTTACCGGCAAGCCGAAGGGTGAAGCGGGGGCAATGTCAGAGCTGACCCTGACGGTCATGCGGCTAGGTTTCCTGGCCGTTCTGTGGCTGTTCGTGATCGTGGCCGTCCAGGTCATCCGCAGCGACCTGTTCGGAACACGCGTCACCCAGCGCGGCTCACGCCGCACCGCGGACGCCAGACCGCAACAGGCACGCCAGACCGCGGCGGCGGCCCCGCCGCCGCAACGCCAGCAGCAGGGAGGCCGGCAGCGCCGCGGCGCACCCACCAAGCTGGTCGTCTCCGAAGGCATCCTGACCGGCACCACGGTCGCGCTCCAGGGGCAGACCATCACCCTGGGCCGCGCGCACGACTCCACGATCGTGCTGGACGACGACTACGCGTCCAGCCGGCATGCCAGGATCTACCCGGACCGTGACGGCCAGTGGATCGTCGAGGATCTCGGGTCCACCAACGGCACGTATCTCGACCGGACCCGGCTCACGACCCCGACACCGATTCCGCTGGGCTCACCGATCCGCATCGGGAAGACCGTCATCGAGCTGCGGAAGTAGTACGACAATGAGCGAGCGGAGCGAGCGAGCCGCAGCGGTCCCGACAGCGGACCGGAGCAGGCTCCCGACCGGAGGGTGGGCAGTGTGGCTCGAGACCGGCTGGCGCGACAGTCGACCGGCGAGCCGACGGGCGAGGTGCGCATGAGTCTGTCGCTGCGCTTCGCCGCCGGGTCGCACAAAGGCATGATCCGGGAGGGCAACGAGGACTCCGGCTACGCCGGCCCCCGATTGCTCGCCATCGCCGACGGCATGGGCGGCCAGGCCGCCGGTGAGGTCGCCTCCTCCGAGGTGATCTCCACCCTCGTGCAGCTCGACGACGACGTGCCGGGCTCCGACATCCTCACCTCGCTCGGTACGGCGGTCCAGCGCGCCAACGACCAGCTCCGCCTGATGGTCGAGGAGGACCCGCAGCTGGAGGGCATGGGCACCACGCTCACCGCCCTCCTGTGGACCGGCCAGCGCCTCGGCCTCGTCCACGTCGGCGACTCCCGCGCGTACCTCCTGCGCGACGGCCTCCTCACGCAGATCACCCAGGACCACACCTGGGTGCAGCGCCTGGTCGACGAGGGCCGGATCACCGAGGAAGAGGCCACCACCCACCCGCAGCGCTCCCTGCTGATGCGCGCGCTGGGCAGCGGCGACCACGTCGAGCCGGACCTCTCCATCCGTGAAGTACGGGCGGGCGACCGGTACTTGATCTGTTCGGACGGTCTCTCCGGCGTCGTCTCCCACCAGACCATGGAAGAGGCCCTCGCCGGCTACCAGGGCCCCCAGGAGACCATCCAGACCCTCATCGAGCTGGCCCTGCGCGGCGGCGGCCCCGACAACATCACCTGCATCGTCGCCGACGTCCTGGACGTCGACGCCAACGACACCCTCGCCGCCCAGCTCAACGACACCCCCGTCGTCGTCGGCGCCGTCGCCGAGAACCAGCTTCCGCCCAGCGCCGCGGAGAACGCCGCCGCGATGCAGACCCCCGCGGGCCGCGCGGCCGGCCTCGGCCGCGCCGTACCGCAGCAGCCCGCCGGCGGCTTCGGCCCGCCCGGCAGCGGCGACGACCCCGCGTACGGCGGCATGCCGCCCGAGGGCGGGTACGGGACCTACAGCGACGACGACTTCGTCAAGCCCCGCGGCGGCCGCAAGTGGGCCAAGAGATCCTTCTACGTCGTCCTGGCGCTCGCCGTGGTCGGCGGCGGCCTGTACGGCGGCTACCGCTGGACCCAGACCCAGTACTACGTCGGCTCCAACAAGCAGCATGTCGCGCTCTACCGGGGCATCAGCCAGGACCTGGCCTGGGTCTCGCTCTCGAAGGTCCACAAGGACCACCCCGAGATCGAACTCAAGTACCTCCCGGACTACCAGCGCAAGCAGGTCGAGGGCACCATCACCGAAGGCAACCTGAGCGAGGCCGGCAAGAAGATCGACGCGCTCGCCGTCCAGGCCTCGGCCTGCAAGAAGGACGAGCAGCGCCGCGCCGCCGAGCGGGCGGCCGACGTGGCCGACAGCGAGGAGCAGGTGGGCGGCACCAAGCCGACCGACAAGCCCTCGACCGGCCCGACCGACACCACCAAGCCCGACAAAGCCACTCCCCATCCGGGCCCCAGCCTCTCGGAAGAGGAGCAGAAAGTGGCCTCGAACTGCGGGAAGCAGTAGCGGCCGAGGGGGCCTCTTCACCACCATGAGCGTTGTCACGAACACCACCACCATCGGCGCCATCGAGGCACCGAGCCGCCGCAACACCGAACTGGCCCTGCTGGCCTTCGCGGTCGTCATCCCGATTTTCGCGTACCTGAACGTGGGTCTCGCGATCAATGACCAAGTGCCGGCGGGGATGCTCGGTTACGGCCTCGGCCTCGGCCTGCTCGCGGGCATCGCGCACCTCGTGGTGCGCAAGTTCGCCCCGTACTCGGACCCGCTGCTGCTCCCGCTGGCGACACTTCTCAACGGTCTCGGCCTCGTGCTGATCTGGCGGCTGGACCAGTCGAAGCTCTTCCAGTCGACGCAGAACTTCGTCCCCGGCGCCACGAACCAGCTGCTGTACTCGGCGCTCGGTATCGCCTTCTTCGTCGCCGTCCTGCTGCTCCTCAAGGATCACCGCATCCTCCAGCGGTACACGTACATCTCCATGTTCGCGGCCCTGGTCCTGCTGATCCTCCCGGTCTTCTTCCCCGCGCAGTTCGGCGCCCGGATCTGGATCACCATCGCCGGAAAGTCCATCCAGCCCGGCGAGTT includes:
- a CDS encoding J domain-containing protein yields the protein MHDAPGEPTIRNDDEQDVQDATSAPSATADAGGAAEAAVPRPEARLEKAVRAAEQALIEFEIALETFRVEVENFSRLHHQRLGPMYARLDELDAMIAEATAARTGDPADVRRAEEARALVQPMPGVEELFHDWLDSEGLSPEAAAMLTDQPVRPPKRVRPSDEARKLYRDLARKAHPDLAQDDKERARREEFITRVNAAYGRGDEPLLRELTEEWAAGPAPEEHRRSESEELYARLEWLSHRKELLTLVAKELEESAIGAMLRMAPDDPDRLLEEIAEQLLAEVSERESQLAQLAR
- a CDS encoding DUF2252 domain-containing protein; this translates as MGEVGSAVSERSRGAGGRPAHTDGRIPEVSGFAPRASVAGAPTPKARGHALRDRVPRSSHDSLVLAAGRPDALRAVEESSRGRVPGLTPLRVGRMAATPFAFLRGSAGLMAHDLVGTPVTGVGAQICGDAHAGNFGLYGDSRGQLVIDLNDFDETVVGPWEWDVKRLATSLVLAGREAGADEETCRRGACDAVGSYRRTMRLLAKLPALDAWNAIADEQLVSHADARDLAGTLERVSEKARNNTSARFAARSTEAVPEADGSPGADGRRGGTRRFVDAPPVLRRVPDEEAAAVAASLEEYLGTLSEDRLPLLARYAIHDVAFRVVGTGSVGTRSYVVLLLDHRGEPLVLQVKEARGSALLPYLPAAGFEVPEVTHEGRRVVLGQKRMQVVSDSLLGWTTVAGRPYQVRQFRNRKGSVDPAALPADQIDDYGRMTGALLARAHAHSVDPRLIAGYCGKNEELDVAVAAFAVAYADRTEADHAELVAAVRSGRIAAESGV
- a CDS encoding winged helix-turn-helix transcriptional regulator is translated as MAERNAEHSEDACRKVDVGITRVFELLGKRWTGPIVSVLMQRAVHFAELRRAIPGISERMLSDRLTELAAAGLVVREVDDGPPLRVAYRLTEAGQAMEPALKELRMWSESYLREPPPEGSCVGNC
- a CDS encoding FMN-dependent NADH-azoreductase, producing MATLLHLDSALFPQGSASRDITAAFVKSWLEQHPEGKVVYRDLAASPIPHLDAAAVGAGPDHELRAELAAELAEADAVLIGAPMYNFTIASTLKAWLDQVIIVGSNTGPDSPVAGTPFTIVASRGGSYAPGTPREDFEFVQNYLEKVLTGMLGITEIDFIVPELTLAPVKPEMADLIPLAEASRAKAHEEAIQKAKALGARHAA
- a CDS encoding DUF3662 and FHA domain-containing protein, whose translation is MGVMKRFEQRLEGLVNGTFAKVFKSEVQPVEIAGALQRECDNNATIWNRERTVVPNDFIVELSTPDYERLSPYSGQLGDELSGLVRDYAKQQRYTFMGPIKVHLEKAEDLDTGLYRVRSRTLASSTSQASGPAPAAPQGGYGYPPAAAPPMPAAPPPGGHQPPPGGPGRGPGPVPGPGHAAGPGPAAAPGGLPGTQVRRWIEINGTRHQISRATLVLGRSTEADVRIDDPGVSRRHCEIRVGTPSTIQDLGSTNGIVVDGQHTTRATLRDGSRIVVGNSTIVYRQAEG
- a CDS encoding FHA domain-containing protein FhaB/FipA, whose amino-acid sequence is MSELTLTVMRLGFLAVLWLFVIVAVQVIRSDLFGTRVTQRGSRRTADARPQQARQTAAAAPPPQRQQQGGRQRRGAPTKLVVSEGILTGTTVALQGQTITLGRAHDSTIVLDDDYASSRHARIYPDRDGQWIVEDLGSTNGTYLDRTRLTTPTPIPLGSPIRIGKTVIELRK
- a CDS encoding PP2C family protein-serine/threonine phosphatase, with amino-acid sequence MARDRLARQSTGEPTGEVRMSLSLRFAAGSHKGMIREGNEDSGYAGPRLLAIADGMGGQAAGEVASSEVISTLVQLDDDVPGSDILTSLGTAVQRANDQLRLMVEEDPQLEGMGTTLTALLWTGQRLGLVHVGDSRAYLLRDGLLTQITQDHTWVQRLVDEGRITEEEATTHPQRSLLMRALGSGDHVEPDLSIREVRAGDRYLICSDGLSGVVSHQTMEEALAGYQGPQETIQTLIELALRGGGPDNITCIVADVLDVDANDTLAAQLNDTPVVVGAVAENQLPPSAAENAAAMQTPAGRAAGLGRAVPQQPAGGFGPPGSGDDPAYGGMPPEGGYGTYSDDDFVKPRGGRKWAKRSFYVVLALAVVGGGLYGGYRWTQTQYYVGSNKQHVALYRGISQDLAWVSLSKVHKDHPEIELKYLPDYQRKQVEGTITEGNLSEAGKKIDALAVQASACKKDEQRRAAERAADVADSEEQVGGTKPTDKPSTGPTDTTKPDKATPHPGPSLSEEEQKVASNCGKQ